One genomic segment of Streptomyces sp. RerS4 includes these proteins:
- a CDS encoding helix-turn-helix transcriptional regulator has translation MSVTAEPVTDLRNLTLDALRDQAQQLAEMAGRLFEQERTTSTQPAGAGDRPAAGTTAPAASTESVAAHIVHQAGHRAVIAQSSYSTGPYEYGDLLLNRLHAQLLARGSEVRMILPTRLLADEEAFEQLCELSDLGAEIRLSPHELPTATVFDGRLALLDGAGGPSHEMAVVRDTDTAKAMAVLHNAVWDAAVDLTALGGGWTEGENSLRVLRTLSQGHTDEVAARDLGLSVRTYRRHIASLMHRLEATSRFQAGVRAAQLGLIDCP, from the coding sequence ATGAGCGTCACGGCAGAGCCGGTGACCGATCTCCGCAACCTCACTCTTGACGCCCTGCGCGACCAGGCCCAGCAGCTCGCCGAGATGGCGGGCAGACTGTTCGAGCAGGAACGCACCACCTCGACGCAGCCGGCCGGGGCCGGCGACCGTCCGGCCGCGGGCACCACCGCACCGGCCGCGAGCACCGAATCGGTCGCCGCTCACATCGTCCACCAGGCGGGGCACCGGGCGGTCATCGCCCAGTCGAGCTACTCCACGGGACCGTACGAGTACGGCGACCTGCTGCTGAACCGACTGCACGCCCAACTGCTCGCCCGGGGCAGCGAGGTACGCATGATCCTGCCGACCCGGCTCCTCGCGGACGAGGAGGCCTTCGAGCAGCTCTGCGAACTCTCCGACCTCGGCGCCGAGATCCGCCTCTCGCCCCACGAACTGCCCACCGCCACCGTCTTCGACGGACGCCTCGCCCTGCTCGACGGCGCCGGCGGACCCTCCCACGAGATGGCCGTCGTCCGCGACACGGACACGGCCAAGGCGATGGCGGTCCTGCACAACGCCGTCTGGGACGCCGCCGTCGACCTGACCGCCCTCGGCGGCGGCTGGACGGAGGGGGAGAACTCCTTACGGGTCCTGCGGACGCTCAGCCAGGGCCACACCGACGAGGTGGCGGCCCGTGACCTGGGTCTGTCGGTGCGCACCTACCGCCGGCACATCGCCTCGCTGATGCACCGCCTTGAGGCCACCTCCCGCTTCCAGGCCGGCGTCCGCGCGGCCCAACTGGGCCTCATCGACTGCCCCTAG
- a CDS encoding ACP S-malonyltransferase yields MERDTIREGLAGTTAGGGPAETGHRHGIVGFFPGLGSRAAYRNLGRFLLDSGMPEVAGVYEDGARALGLPGRPDRLLTAPENMPEGKLEQQGFIGAAFLVHNLALHAHLRAAAVRAGRPLDLSAYTGESFGVLASAVACGSLSVADGVRIARAFTPLMLLAASGEPSTEPLARELAPYLTGLTRGEPLVGEPSHVVALKGESDALADLLAELRTAYPTTDVEVHKRYSRRQVNVYVRAGVKARFDRYLKDFPSVTAQELKDPTVFLAHSERMRPVRRALARFIEENDIIFKHPHTPVVSNNDAGLLTTGADIRKAVLAMTDEIMASGTTAEILESLDPEMVVEFGLGGKSLQLLADNDVEAPAMPYTGEVSETDLLIGSVRLMNGLTGELDRLRTTGGPLEEQHYDTLRSLFRMASKSPFFDTYLYRTMSRVITREMLHSERDGSPAFHRFLEVFQHTSNHRDAVDLDAGELVLQARLKKRISGNADTLGQAYAELRILDAAGRISTRESTDVKEPEVVVFHFARPDDTADDTAAAAEPVRAIGTLLDSHPAGEAEAVPDRDPDGDPYADPAAASRIAYQYTLFRMLRRHRPALFAQSDFFLEGSDPEGWLVALAASGAVPLAEAMAVGSAHAEHGHRAQETRAALQRLFFTLKPSGIPVISPEGVPVQSKKDLEASTRAVFHHLALETPVRRIHLNGRLQIVALGSPIDPADVDAGPFRTDVIELLDPAEVGERRANPALDAFEDRAVLSLTPEHEKVLRYAQGRRLLRSTVYAYVHADEEIVGFGAGGSESMTIFIRRDGDTEITVRKILSEALTTAHWDPDGEGVMLPPFAKARKQAEYLQALPDSVRRNFPEVGEILERDIPIPAHLQKDGRTTDREVIYEMSYVKGEEVSRFVEKYSPPPAVIARLYEQIFRVLNEQVHSVSRVPAPGETVDISYFQKIEDRLALSRETAPVTFGPDLLDTPTIVINGVTYLNSSALLERFRAHPEYLEVLEPRFHSLVMGDTNTENIKMADPEPLLRAQRLIEAGAPRAEVDAALDAITPESLGIRFLDPRAIGFKTDGADTRDDPMYDNKPWHNSIGHYDEIHFERFRLQVRTGRGRAPQVEIEFDEGNPYQDAYRVRDVTAAGEAIDTAAVPRGMEDYFAPVMTAVYGLDDPHSRYVREDPYWLIRFVFMMGSHFTAMPPFHFQAELDGTLTDTYQTQRRPVAIYCEGIKWLNWALEMLEGDRDEFLGLTVPPLPYVTRGHALVGLRFGGSGFDRGAAAAA; encoded by the coding sequence ATGGAACGCGACACCATACGAGAGGGATTAGCCGGGACCACGGCCGGCGGCGGCCCCGCGGAGACGGGACATCGCCACGGCATCGTCGGTTTCTTCCCCGGCCTCGGCAGCCGGGCCGCCTACCGGAACCTCGGCCGTTTCCTCCTCGACAGCGGAATGCCGGAAGTCGCCGGGGTCTACGAGGACGGCGCACGGGCCCTCGGCCTGCCGGGCCGCCCCGACCGCCTGCTGACCGCCCCGGAGAACATGCCCGAGGGGAAGCTGGAGCAGCAGGGCTTCATCGGGGCCGCGTTCCTCGTGCACAACCTGGCCCTCCACGCCCACCTGCGCGCCGCGGCGGTCCGCGCCGGCCGGCCCCTCGACCTCTCGGCCTACACCGGCGAGAGCTTCGGCGTCCTGGCCTCCGCCGTGGCCTGCGGTTCCCTCTCCGTCGCCGACGGCGTGCGGATCGCCCGCGCCTTCACGCCGCTCATGCTGCTGGCCGCCTCGGGCGAGCCCTCCACCGAGCCCCTCGCCCGGGAGCTGGCCCCGTACCTGACCGGCCTCACGCGCGGTGAGCCGCTGGTCGGCGAGCCGTCCCACGTGGTGGCCCTGAAGGGCGAGTCCGACGCCCTCGCCGACCTTCTCGCGGAGCTGCGGACCGCCTATCCGACCACCGACGTCGAGGTCCACAAGCGGTATTCCCGTCGGCAGGTGAACGTGTACGTCCGCGCCGGCGTGAAGGCGCGATTCGACCGGTACCTGAAGGATTTCCCGTCCGTCACCGCGCAGGAATTGAAGGACCCGACCGTATTCCTGGCCCATTCCGAGCGGATGCGACCCGTCCGCCGCGCCCTGGCCCGTTTCATCGAGGAGAACGACATCATTTTCAAGCACCCTCACACCCCGGTGGTCTCCAACAACGACGCGGGTCTGCTCACCACGGGCGCGGACATCAGAAAAGCGGTTCTCGCCATGACCGACGAAATCATGGCCTCCGGCACCACCGCCGAAATCCTGGAAAGCCTCGACCCGGAAATGGTCGTGGAATTCGGTCTCGGCGGCAAGTCCCTCCAACTGCTGGCCGACAACGACGTGGAGGCTCCCGCCATGCCCTACACCGGTGAGGTCTCCGAGACCGACCTGCTCATCGGGTCCGTGCGCCTCATGAACGGTCTGACCGGCGAGTTGGACCGGCTGCGCACCACGGGCGGCCCCCTGGAGGAGCAGCACTACGACACGCTCCGCAGCCTCTTCCGCATGGCCTCGAAGAGCCCCTTCTTCGACACGTACCTGTACCGCACGATGAGTCGCGTCATCACCCGGGAGATGCTGCACTCCGAACGCGACGGCTCACCGGCCTTCCACCGCTTCCTGGAGGTCTTCCAGCACACGTCGAACCATCGGGACGCCGTCGATCTCGACGCGGGCGAACTCGTCCTCCAGGCCCGGCTGAAGAAGCGGATCAGCGGGAACGCGGACACCCTCGGCCAGGCCTACGCCGAACTCAGGATCCTCGACGCGGCCGGCCGGATCTCGACCCGCGAGTCGACCGACGTCAAGGAGCCCGAGGTGGTCGTCTTCCACTTCGCCCGCCCCGACGACACCGCCGACGACACCGCCGCCGCCGCCGAACCGGTCCGCGCCATCGGGACGTTGCTCGACTCGCACCCCGCCGGCGAAGCCGAGGCCGTGCCGGACCGGGACCCGGACGGCGACCCGTACGCCGACCCCGCGGCCGCGAGCCGGATCGCCTACCAGTACACCCTCTTCCGCATGCTCCGCCGGCACCGCCCCGCCCTCTTCGCGCAGAGCGACTTCTTCCTCGAAGGCTCCGACCCCGAGGGCTGGCTCGTCGCCCTCGCCGCCTCCGGGGCCGTCCCCCTCGCCGAGGCCATGGCCGTCGGCAGCGCCCACGCGGAGCACGGCCACCGCGCGCAGGAGACCCGAGCCGCGCTCCAGCGCCTGTTCTTCACCCTCAAGCCCTCCGGGATCCCCGTCATCTCACCCGAGGGCGTCCCGGTCCAGTCCAAGAAGGACCTCGAAGCCTCCACCCGCGCCGTCTTCCACCACCTCGCCCTCGAAACGCCCGTCCGCCGCATCCACCTCAACGGGCGCCTCCAGATCGTCGCGCTCGGCTCCCCGATCGACCCCGCCGATGTGGACGCCGGCCCCTTCCGGACCGACGTCATCGAGCTCCTCGACCCGGCCGAGGTGGGGGAGCGCCGCGCCAACCCCGCCCTCGACGCCTTCGAGGACCGCGCGGTCCTCAGCCTCACCCCCGAGCACGAGAAGGTCCTGCGCTACGCCCAGGGCCGCAGGCTCCTGCGCAGCACGGTGTACGCCTACGTCCACGCCGACGAGGAGATCGTCGGGTTCGGGGCCGGCGGCAGCGAGTCCATGACGATCTTCATCAGGCGGGACGGCGACACGGAGATCACCGTACGCAAGATCCTCAGCGAGGCCCTGACCACGGCCCACTGGGACCCCGACGGCGAGGGCGTCATGCTGCCGCCGTTCGCGAAGGCGCGCAAGCAGGCGGAGTACCTCCAGGCCCTGCCGGACTCCGTGCGGCGCAACTTCCCCGAGGTCGGCGAGATCCTGGAGCGGGACATCCCCATCCCCGCGCACCTCCAGAAGGACGGCCGGACCACGGACCGCGAGGTCATCTACGAGATGAGCTACGTGAAGGGCGAGGAGGTCAGTCGGTTCGTCGAGAAGTACTCCCCGCCGCCGGCCGTGATCGCCCGGCTCTACGAGCAGATCTTCCGGGTCCTCAACGAGCAGGTGCACTCCGTCAGTCGGGTCCCCGCCCCGGGGGAGACCGTGGACATCTCCTACTTCCAGAAGATCGAGGACCGTCTCGCGCTCAGCCGGGAGACCGCCCCCGTGACCTTCGGCCCGGACCTCCTCGACACCCCGACCATCGTCATCAACGGCGTCACCTACCTGAACTCGTCGGCGCTGCTGGAACGTTTCCGGGCGCACCCCGAGTACCTGGAGGTGCTGGAGCCGCGGTTCCACTCGCTGGTCATGGGCGACACGAACACCGAGAACATCAAGATGGCCGATCCCGAACCGCTCCTGCGCGCCCAGCGGTTGATCGAGGCGGGCGCGCCGCGCGCGGAGGTGGACGCGGCGCTGGACGCCATCACCCCCGAGTCGCTGGGGATCCGGTTCCTGGACCCGCGGGCCATCGGCTTCAAGACCGACGGCGCCGACACCCGCGACGACCCGATGTACGACAACAAGCCCTGGCACAACTCCATCGGCCACTACGACGAGATCCACTTCGAGCGCTTCAGGCTCCAGGTCCGCACGGGCCGGGGACGGGCGCCCCAGGTCGAGATCGAGTTCGACGAGGGCAACCCGTACCAGGACGCGTACCGGGTCCGGGACGTGACGGCGGCCGGCGAGGCGATCGACACGGCGGCCGTCCCCCGCGGGATGGAGGACTACTTCGCCCCCGTGATGACGGCGGTGTACGGGCTGGACGACCCGCACTCGCGCTACGTGCGGGAGGACCCGTACTGGCTGATCCGCTTCGTGTTCATGATGGGCAGCCACTTCACGGCGATGCCGCCCTTCCACTTCCAGGCGGAGCTGGACGGCACGTTGACGGACACCTACCAGACGCAGCGCCGGCCCGTCGCGATCTACTGCGAGGGCATCAAGTGGCTCAACTGGGCGCTGGAGATGCTGGAGGGCGACCGGGACGAGTTCCTGGGCCTGACGGTTCCGCCCCTGCCCTACGTCACCCGTGGTCACGCGCTGGTCGGCCTGCGGTTCGGCGGCTCCGGCTTCGACCGGGGCGCCGCGGCCGCCGCGTAG
- a CDS encoding LUD domain-containing protein: MSSKDRILARIRRAASGPADTEIPRDYLRVHGARTPAERADLLAAHLTEYRAKVHRTDEDGLPLLLARLLTGSRTVLAPPGLPPYWLSAADATRVHDRAASTPAELDAVDSVVTGCALAIAETGTIVLDGSPDQGRRRITLIPDHHICVVRVPEQVVDSVPEALERLDPTRPLTWISGPSATSDIELDRVEGVHGPRTLEIVLLDTDAQWGPCLPMSP, translated from the coding sequence ATGAGCAGCAAGGACCGCATCCTGGCCCGCATCCGCCGGGCCGCCTCCGGCCCGGCGGACACCGAGATCCCCCGGGACTACCTGCGGGTCCACGGCGCCCGCACCCCGGCCGAACGCGCCGACCTGCTCGCCGCCCACCTCACCGAGTACCGGGCGAAGGTCCACCGCACCGACGAGGACGGCCTCCCGCTGCTCCTGGCACGGCTCCTGACGGGTTCGCGTACGGTCCTCGCCCCGCCCGGCCTGCCCCCGTACTGGCTCTCCGCCGCCGACGCGACCCGCGTCCACGACCGGGCCGCCTCCACCCCGGCCGAACTGGACGCGGTCGACAGCGTGGTCACCGGCTGCGCGCTGGCCATCGCCGAGACCGGCACGATCGTCCTGGACGGGAGCCCCGACCAGGGCCGGCGCCGCATCACCCTGATCCCGGACCACCACATCTGCGTCGTCCGCGTGCCCGAGCAGGTCGTGGACTCCGTCCCCGAGGCCCTCGAACGCCTCGACCCCACCCGCCCGCTGACCTGGATCTCCGGCCCCTCCGCCACCAGCGACATCGAGCTCGACCGGGTGGAGGGAGTCCACGGCCCCCGCACCCTGGAGATCGTCCTCCTCGACACGGACGCACAATGGGGGCCATGCCTTCCCATGTCGCCCTGA
- a CDS encoding VOC family protein: MPSHVALTALLVREYDEAIDFYTRALGFDLVEDTARPDGSRWVVVRPPGAKETALLLARAKDDAQRARVGDQTGGRVGFFLYTDDFAGDHTRMTAEGVRFLEEPRHEPYGSVAVFEDLYGNRWDLLQPAA; this comes from the coding sequence ATGCCTTCCCATGTCGCCCTGACCGCGCTCCTCGTCCGCGAGTACGACGAGGCCATCGACTTCTACACCCGCGCCCTCGGCTTCGACCTCGTCGAGGACACCGCCCGCCCCGACGGCTCGCGCTGGGTCGTCGTCCGCCCGCCGGGCGCCAAGGAGACCGCCCTGCTGCTGGCCCGCGCCAAGGACGACGCCCAGCGCGCCCGCGTCGGCGACCAGACCGGTGGCCGCGTCGGTTTCTTCCTGTACACCGACGACTTCGCCGGCGACCACACCCGGATGACCGCCGAGGGCGTCCGCTTCCTGGAGGAGCCGCGCCACGAGCCGTACGGCTCCGTCGCCGTCTTCGAGGACCTCTACGGCAACCGCTGGGACCTACTCCAGCCCGCCGCGTAG
- a CDS encoding DUF309 domain-containing protein codes for MNGRDRDGEGRARSARPRDGLGRPLPYGAPGVARQPEGVVRSPAGTVEEAQRLLDAGMPFHAHEVFEDAWKSRPAAEEALWRGLAQLAVGLTHAARGNAVGGARLLRRGAAAVEGFGGDPYGIDVRGLVRWAQGLAGRVEEGAVVDAVREAPRLRGGLE; via the coding sequence GTGAACGGTCGGGATCGGGATGGTGAGGGGCGGGCGCGCAGTGCGCGGCCGCGGGACGGGTTGGGGCGGCCGCTGCCGTACGGGGCTCCCGGGGTGGCGCGGCAGCCCGAGGGGGTGGTGCGGTCGCCGGCCGGGACGGTGGAGGAGGCGCAGCGGTTGCTGGACGCCGGGATGCCGTTCCACGCGCACGAGGTGTTCGAGGACGCGTGGAAGTCCCGCCCCGCGGCGGAGGAGGCCCTGTGGCGGGGGTTGGCGCAGCTGGCGGTGGGGCTGACGCACGCGGCCCGGGGGAACGCGGTCGGCGGGGCGCGGTTGTTGCGGCGGGGGGCCGCGGCCGTCGAGGGGTTCGGCGGGGACCCGTACGGCATCGACGTGCGCGGGCTGGTCCGGTGGGCGCAGGGCCTGGCGGGCCGGGTGGAGGAGGGCGCGGTGGTCGATGCCGTGCGGGAGGCTCCGCGGCTACGCGGCGGGCTGGAGTAG
- the recQ gene encoding DNA helicase RecQ, with translation MALSDASPEIADALRVLHRVFGYDSFRGEQQQIIEQVVGGGDALVLMPTGGGKSLCYQIPALVRAGTGVVISPLIALMQDQVDALTALGVRAGFLNSTQDPYERQAVEQAFVAGELDLLYLAPERLRTEGTQRLLDRGEVSLFAIDEAHCVAQWGHDFRPDYLALSMLHERWPKVPRIALTATATEATHAEIAARLGLEDARHFVASFDRPNIQYRIVPKNNPLKQLLDLIRSEHEGDAGVVYCLSRASVEKTAASLVEHGIDAVPYHAGMDARTRAANQARFLREDGVVVVATIAFGMGIDKPDVRFVAHLDLPKSVEGYYQETGRAGRDGEPATAWLAYGLQDVVQQRKLIEGSEGDETHRRSLAAHLDAMLALCETVECRRVRLLAYFGQQGEPCGNCDTCLTPAESWDATVAAQKLLSTVWRLAKERRQKFGAGQIIDILQGKKTAKVIQFDHDALSVFGVGADLGTSEWRGVVRQLLALRLLAVEGDYGTLVLTDDSGEVLGGRRTVTMRKETTPAAPSGKEPGSRSGKGKAARVPVDLPAAAVPVFEALRAWRAATAKEQGVPAYVVFHDATLREIATGLPTTVAELGTIGGVGEAKLAKYAEGVLDTLAQVGATPPATPAVPAQAAAQPPAHAGVAPEPHPEPPFEDEPPFDLDEMDPWDE, from the coding sequence ATGGCCCTTTCGGACGCGTCCCCCGAGATCGCCGATGCTCTGCGGGTGCTCCACCGCGTCTTCGGTTACGACTCCTTCCGCGGTGAGCAGCAGCAGATCATCGAGCAGGTCGTGGGCGGCGGTGACGCCCTCGTACTCATGCCGACCGGCGGCGGCAAGTCGCTCTGCTACCAGATCCCCGCCCTGGTCAGAGCCGGTACCGGCGTGGTGATCTCGCCGCTCATCGCGCTCATGCAGGACCAGGTGGACGCGCTCACCGCGCTCGGCGTGCGGGCCGGATTCCTCAATTCGACGCAGGACCCGTACGAGCGCCAGGCCGTGGAGCAGGCCTTCGTCGCCGGAGAGCTGGACCTGCTGTACCTGGCGCCCGAGCGGTTGCGTACGGAGGGCACCCAGCGGCTGCTCGATCGGGGCGAGGTCTCGCTCTTCGCGATCGACGAGGCGCACTGCGTCGCCCAGTGGGGTCACGACTTCCGGCCCGACTACCTCGCGCTGTCGATGCTGCACGAGCGCTGGCCCAAGGTGCCGCGGATCGCGCTGACCGCGACGGCCACCGAGGCCACCCACGCCGAGATCGCGGCCCGGCTGGGCCTGGAGGACGCGCGGCACTTCGTCGCGAGCTTCGACCGGCCGAACATCCAGTACCGCATCGTCCCCAAGAACAACCCGCTCAAGCAGCTGCTGGACCTGATCCGGTCCGAGCACGAGGGGGACGCCGGCGTCGTCTACTGCCTCTCGCGGGCCTCCGTGGAGAAGACGGCGGCCTCCCTCGTGGAGCACGGCATCGACGCCGTTCCGTACCACGCCGGCATGGACGCCCGTACGCGCGCCGCGAACCAGGCGCGGTTCCTGCGCGAGGACGGGGTCGTGGTCGTGGCCACGATCGCCTTCGGCATGGGCATCGACAAGCCGGACGTGCGCTTCGTCGCCCACCTCGACCTGCCCAAATCCGTCGAGGGCTACTACCAGGAGACCGGCCGCGCGGGCCGCGACGGCGAGCCGGCCACGGCCTGGCTGGCGTACGGGCTCCAGGACGTGGTGCAGCAGCGCAAGCTCATCGAGGGCTCCGAGGGCGACGAGACGCACCGCCGGTCGCTGGCCGCCCACCTCGACGCGATGCTCGCGCTGTGCGAGACCGTCGAGTGCCGCCGCGTACGGCTGCTGGCCTACTTCGGGCAGCAGGGCGAGCCGTGCGGCAACTGCGACACGTGCCTGACGCCGGCCGAGTCCTGGGACGCGACGGTCGCGGCGCAGAAGCTGCTGTCCACGGTGTGGCGGCTGGCGAAGGAGCGGCGGCAGAAGTTCGGCGCCGGCCAGATCATCGACATCCTCCAGGGCAAGAAGACCGCCAAGGTCATCCAGTTCGACCACGACGCGCTCTCGGTGTTCGGTGTCGGCGCGGACCTCGGCACCTCCGAGTGGCGGGGCGTCGTGCGTCAGCTGCTGGCGCTGCGGCTGCTGGCGGTCGAGGGCGACTACGGGACGCTCGTCCTGACCGACGACAGCGGCGAGGTGCTGGGAGGCCGCCGCACCGTCACGATGCGCAAGGAGACGACGCCGGCCGCGCCGTCCGGCAAGGAGCCCGGGTCCCGGTCGGGCAAGGGCAAGGCCGCGCGGGTGCCGGTCGACCTGCCGGCGGCCGCCGTACCGGTCTTCGAGGCGCTGCGAGCCTGGCGGGCCGCGACGGCGAAGGAGCAGGGCGTACCGGCGTACGTCGTCTTCCACGACGCGACGCTGCGGGAGATCGCGACGGGGCTGCCCACGACGGTCGCCGAGCTGGGCACGATCGGAGGGGTCGGCGAGGCCAAGCTCGCCAAGTACGCCGAGGGCGTCCTCGACACCCTGGCCCAGGTGGGAGCGACGCCCCCGGCCACGCCCGCCGTGCCCGCTCAGGCCGCCGCTCAGCCTCCGGCCCACGCCGGCGTCGCGCCGGAGCCCCACCCGGAGCCGCCGTTCGAGGACGAGCCGCCGTTCGACCTGGACGAGATGGACCCGTGGGACGAGTGA